Proteins encoded together in one Falco peregrinus isolate bFalPer1 chromosome 2, bFalPer1.pri, whole genome shotgun sequence window:
- the C2H17orf58 gene encoding UPF0450 protein C17orf58 homolog isoform X1, with translation MTTKVFWLLCFVIRSSSSSVAGSLPYIEKPSQIRGKHAYSSADAASGQVKPPAWGTGRARGNRTEHWLLPPTDLRRPQLPEFLSLSSDKKKRTKPSLENSTGLRKHPLQYGGALPLENPTEGPSPASFDFNHTNRKHTDRRLAKAANSVSAHLHQAASPYQKMTSLVEARPFPDSGAVESDDPNTLDHFNRPGKIIPYKHTDPFKKITKPSWVTNRQSSNLPYYSTALKKDGDKEKACLTECRKERDEAEAFCASEFAVNGIVYNMERLGHGVHLITLLVNSDGLYKMSRLYITPDAFFFRVHILVVDTLNCSKPCPDFKLGSRYIVMGRIYHKRRQIPANLLQSLRGRLRPGDGLLRSSSSYVKRFNRKRNRKVQAAHANCR, from the exons ATGACAACCAAAGTGTTCTGGCTTCTCTGCTTTGTCATTAGATCATCTTCCAGCTCAGTGGCCG GATCCCTGCCCTATATCGAGAAACCCAGTCAGATTCGTGGCAAACATGCTTACAGTTCAGCAGATGCTGCATCTGGCCAAGTCAAACCGCCAGCCTGGGGCACCGGCCGCGCCAGAGGGAATCGCACAGAACACTGGCTTCTGCCTCCCACCGACCTGCGGCGGCCACAGCTCCCAGagtttctctccctctcttcagACAAAAAGAAACGCACCAAGCCTTCTCTAGAAAACAGCACGGGGTTGAGGAAACACCCCTTGCAGTATGGAGGGGCCCTGCCTCTGGAGAACCCGACCGAGGGGccttctcctgcctcctttGATTTCAACCACACCAACAGAAAGCACACGGACAGGCGGCTGGCCAAGGCTGCCAACAGCGTGTCGGCCCACCTCCACCAGGCAGCATCCCCCTACCAAAAGATGACATCCTTAGTGGAGGCTCGTCCTTTTCCAGACTCTGGCGCAGTGGAGTCAGATGATCCAAACACACTGGATCACTTCAACCGACCGGGCAAGATAATCCCCTATAAACACACTGATCCCTTCAAAAAGATCACCAAACCCTCCTGGGTCACCAACCGCCAGTCATCCAACTTGCCGTACTACTCCACCGCGCTGAAGAAAG ATGGTGATAAGGAGAAGGCGTGTCTGACCGAGTGCAGGAAAGAGCGAGACGAAGCGGAGGCCTTCTGTGCCAGTGAATTTG CAGTGAACGGAATTGTTTATAACATGGAAAGACTGGGGCATGGAGTCCACTTGATTACGCTTTTGGTAAACAGTGATGGATTATACAAGATGAGTCGCCTGTATATTACTCCTGATGCCTTCTTCTTTCGAGTTCACATTCTAGTTGTGGATACTTTAAACTGCAGTAAACCGTGTCCAGACTTTAAACTTG GCAGTAGATACATTGTGATGGGTCGAATCTACCACAAGAGACGACAGATCCCTGCAAACCTGCTGCAGTCTCTGCGCGGGCGCCTGAGGCCAGGGGATGGTTTGcttagaagcagcagcagctacgTGAAGAGATTCAACAGGAAGAGGAATCGCAAAGTGCAGGCGGCTCACGCTAACTGCAGATAA
- the C2H17orf58 gene encoding UPF0450 protein C17orf58 homolog isoform X2 yields the protein MTSLVEARPFPDSGAVESDDPNTLDHFNRPGKIIPYKHTDPFKKITKPSWVTNRQSSNLPYYSTALKKDGDKEKACLTECRKERDEAEAFCASEFAVNGIVYNMERLGHGVHLITLLVNSDGLYKMSRLYITPDAFFFRVHILVVDTLNCSKPCPDFKLGSRYIVMGRIYHKRRQIPANLLQSLRGRLRPGDGLLRSSSSYVKRFNRKRNRKVQAAHANCR from the exons ATGACATCCTTAGTGGAGGCTCGTCCTTTTCCAGACTCTGGCGCAGTGGAGTCAGATGATCCAAACACACTGGATCACTTCAACCGACCGGGCAAGATAATCCCCTATAAACACACTGATCCCTTCAAAAAGATCACCAAACCCTCCTGGGTCACCAACCGCCAGTCATCCAACTTGCCGTACTACTCCACCGCGCTGAAGAAAG ATGGTGATAAGGAGAAGGCGTGTCTGACCGAGTGCAGGAAAGAGCGAGACGAAGCGGAGGCCTTCTGTGCCAGTGAATTTG CAGTGAACGGAATTGTTTATAACATGGAAAGACTGGGGCATGGAGTCCACTTGATTACGCTTTTGGTAAACAGTGATGGATTATACAAGATGAGTCGCCTGTATATTACTCCTGATGCCTTCTTCTTTCGAGTTCACATTCTAGTTGTGGATACTTTAAACTGCAGTAAACCGTGTCCAGACTTTAAACTTG GCAGTAGATACATTGTGATGGGTCGAATCTACCACAAGAGACGACAGATCCCTGCAAACCTGCTGCAGTCTCTGCGCGGGCGCCTGAGGCCAGGGGATGGTTTGcttagaagcagcagcagctacgTGAAGAGATTCAACAGGAAGAGGAATCGCAAAGTGCAGGCGGCTCACGCTAACTGCAGATAA